GTCCAGCATCCGTCGCGGTGTCGCCGTTCGCGGGGGTGGCGCCGTCGCTGGCGGTGCCGGTGGCAGGTCTCGCCACGCTCGCCTCCGTCCCGATCCCCCGGTCACGCCCCGGGCGCCGTTCCCAGCGGCGCCCCGGCTCTGCCTGTCAGCCGGAGAGTACCCGCCGCCGGGCCACCGGACGTCTCCGTCGGGAGCTAGGCCGACTTCTTCGCCGCGGTCTTCTTGGCGGCGGTCTTCTTGGCCGGCGCCTTCTTGGCCGCGGTGGCCTTCTTCGCGGGCGCCTTCTTGGCCGGGGCCTTCTTCGCCGGCGCGTCGCCGTCGCCCTCGCCGCGGCCCTTCTTGGCCGCCGCGACCGAGGCCCGCAGCGCCGCCATGAGGTCGACGACCGAGCCGGTCTCCTCCTCCTGGACGGGCTGCTCGACGACCTCGCGGCCCTCGACCTTGGCCTCGATGACCTGCTCGAGCGCGCCCCGGTACTCGTCGTGGTACTGGTCCGGGTCGAAGTCGCCGCTCATGCTCTCGATCAGCGACTCGGCCATCGCCAGCTCCTGCGCGCGGACCTTGATGTCCTCGTCCAGGAAGCCGAAGTCCGGCGTCCGGACCTCGTCCGGCCAGACCATCGTCTCCAGCACCAGCACGCCGTCGCGGACCCGCAGCGTCGCCAGCGACTCCCGGGTCCGGATCGCGACCTTGACCAGCGCGACCGACTCGGCCTTCTCCAGCGCGTCGCGCAGCAGCACGTACGGCTTGGTGGCGGTCTTGTCCGGCTCCAGGTAGTAGCTCTTGGCGAAGTAGATCGGGTCGACCTGCTCCAGCGGCACGAACGCGAGCACGTCGACCACCCGCGAGGACGTCAGCGGCAGGTCGGCCAGGTCCTCGTCGGTGATGACGACGGTCTCGCCCGAGGGCAGCTCGTAGCCCTTGGCGATGTCGGCGTAGGCCACCTCCTCGCCGTCGACCTGGCAGACCCGCTTGTACCGGATCCGCCCGCCGTCCTCCCGGTGCACCTGGTGGAACGAGACGTCCTTCTCCTCGGTCGCGGTGTAGAGCTTGACCGGGATGCTCACCAGGCCGAAGGAGACGGCGCCCTTCCAGATCGCACGCACGGACCCCACCCCTTCTCGACGACGACTGTGATCCAGCCTGCCTGTTACGGCGCGCCATGGCCAGTGCTCTCAGCGCGAACACGCGGAGAAAGGGCAGGATGACGCCGTGCAGCCGATGCTCGCGACCGCCGGGACGCTCCCCACGGGGGCGGGCTGGGCGTACGAGTTCAAATGGGACGGCGTACGCACCCTGGCCGATTCCAGCGCGTCCGGCCTCAGCCTGACCAGCCGGTTGGGCAACGACGTGACCGTCGCGTACCCGGAGCTGGCCGGCCTCGCGCGGGTGGCCGAGGACGTCCTGCTCGACGGCGAGGTGGTCTCGCTGGTCGAGGGGCGGCCGTCGTTCTCCACGCTGCAGAGCCGGATGCACGTCCGGAGGTCGGCCGAGGCGCGCCGGCTCGCGGCGGCGGCGCCGGTGACGTACCTGGCCTTCGACGTGCTGCGGCTCTACGGCGTGGACCTCACCGACCGGCCCTTCGCCGAGCGGCGGGCGACGCTGGAGCGGCTGGAGGTGGCCGGCGCGCACTGGACGGTCTCGCCGCTGTTCGACGACGGCGAGGCGACCGCGCGGGCGGCCACCGAGAACGGGCTGGAGGGCGTCGTGGCCAAGCGGCTGTCCTCGGTCTACCGGCCCGGGCAGCGTACGAACGAGTGGGTCAAGGTGCGGTTCTCACACCGGCAGGAGTTCGTGGTCGGCGGCTGGGAGCACGGCGAGGGCGGCCGCACCGGCGGGATCGGCGCGCTACTGCTCGGTGTGTACGAGGGCATCTTCGACGGCGCCGCCCTCGTCTACGCCGGCCAGGTCGGCACCGGCTTCACCGGCTCCGCGCTGCGCACGATGGAGAAACGGCTGCGACCGTCCGTAGTGGACAGCTCGCCGTTCGCCGTGATGCCGGCGGACGTGCGCGGTCGCCCGATCACCTGGGTACGCCCCGAGGTGGTGGTCGAGGTGGAGTTCGCCGAGTGGACGCCCGACAACCGGCTGCGGTTCGCCAGCTTCCAGGGCGTCCGGACCGACAAGCGACCTGAGGAGGTCGTCCGTGAGTAACGTCTC
The genomic region above belongs to Mycobacteriales bacterium and contains:
- a CDS encoding Ku protein; the encoded protein is MRAIWKGAVSFGLVSIPVKLYTATEEKDVSFHQVHREDGGRIRYKRVCQVDGEEVAYADIAKGYELPSGETVVITDEDLADLPLTSSRVVDVLAFVPLEQVDPIYFAKSYYLEPDKTATKPYVLLRDALEKAESVALVKVAIRTRESLATLRVRDGVLVLETMVWPDEVRTPDFGFLDEDIKVRAQELAMAESLIESMSGDFDPDQYHDEYRGALEQVIEAKVEGREVVEQPVQEEETGSVVDLMAALRASVAAAKKGRGEGDGDAPAKKAPAKKAPAKKATAAKKAPAKKTAAKKTAAKKSA
- the ligD gene encoding non-homologous end-joining DNA ligase, coding for MLATAGTLPTGAGWAYEFKWDGVRTLADSSASGLSLTSRLGNDVTVAYPELAGLARVAEDVLLDGEVVSLVEGRPSFSTLQSRMHVRRSAEARRLAAAAPVTYLAFDVLRLYGVDLTDRPFAERRATLERLEVAGAHWTVSPLFDDGEATARAATENGLEGVVAKRLSSVYRPGQRTNEWVKVRFSHRQEFVVGGWEHGEGGRTGGIGALLLGVYEGIFDGAALVYAGQVGTGFTGSALRTMEKRLRPSVVDSSPFAVMPADVRGRPITWVRPEVVVEVEFAEWTPDNRLRFASFQGVRTDKRPEEVVRE